The DNA window ATTGCACATTTAGATAATTCGAATCCTTCACGACAGAAAAAGTTTGAGGATATAAATAAAAACAAAAATGAGTATTTGATTTTAGTAGGCCCCGAAGGTGATTTTTCAAGCGAGGAGATCAATTTGGTAAAGGAGGTCGGGTTTAAATCTTTGAGTCTGGGCCACTCGAGACTAAGAACTGAAACGGCGGGAATCGTATCATGTTTATATCTTAATTTGATTTAATTTTAATTCAACAATTTGAAAATTTATCGTTAAATAAATTAATGCATAAACTGTATTCAATGAAAAGCACCTTTTTTAAATCCGTTTTTGTACTTGTTTTAATGATTTTATTTGGCTTTCAGGTAAAAGGTCAGGCTTCGTTTAAAATTGCGAAACTTCAATACGACGGAGGAGGTGATTGGTATGCCAATAAAACCTCAATACCCAATTTGATTGCTTTTTGCAACAAAAATTTAAAGACAAACATTTACAAAGAGGAAGACATAGTTCATGTAAACAGCCCGGATATCTTCTCCTATCCCTTTATACATATGACTGGCCATGGCAATGTAGTTTTCTCATATTCAGATGCCCAAAATCTTAGAAAATATCTTGAAGCAGGTGGTTTCCTGCATATCGATGATAATTATGGTCTGGACAAATTCATAAGAGAGGAACTAAAAAAAGTATTTCCGGAAACGGAATTAATTGAAGTGCCTTTTACACATCCTATATATCATCAGACTTATGATTTTGACCAGGGATTACCCAAAGTGCATGAACACGATAATGAAGCTCCCCGGGGATACGGGATAATTCATAAAGGAAGACTGGTTGTATTTTATACCTATGAATGTGATTTAGGTAATGGCTGGGAGGATCAGGAAATCTATAATGATCCCGAATCGGTTCGACAATTAGCCTTAAAAATGGGTGCAAATATAATTGAATATGCCATAAGCGAAAACATTAATTAATTGACTCTGTATAATCAATCGATTTTTCAAGCATGCTGTGCCATCACTTTTTGAATATATTTCCCCAATATGTCAAATTCAAGATTTACCGGTGTGCCTTTTTCAAAATGTTTAAAATTGGTGTGCTCAAAAGTAAAGGGAATAATTGCCACACTAAACAATCCTTTTTCAGAATCTACTACAGTCAAACTAACACCATTAACACAAATTGAGCCTTTCTCAACTGTAATGTTTCCCGATTTATCATCGTATGAAATTAAATATTTCCAACTGCCCTCATGATTTTCAATTTTTTCGACAATGCCAATTTGATCAACATGTCCCTGAACAATATGACCATCGAATCTCCCATTGGCTGGCATGCACCTTTCCAAATTAATGATTCTTCCCTTTTCCCATATTTTTAATGCTGTCCGGTCTAAGGTTTCTTCTATTGCGGTAACATTGTATAGACTTTCATCAACTTCCGTAACAGTAAGACAAACACCATCATGGGCAACACTCTGATCGACTTTTAATTCATTCTTGAAAGGTGCATCTATCCCAAAGTGAATATTTGTACCCTCCTTTCTAATGGTTTTAATTTCGCCAAGATTTTCAATTATACCGGTAAACATTATTTCCCTCTTCCTTGTAAAATGATAAAAATTGTAAAGAATAATATGCGTAGATCTAATGCTATTGACATGTTCTCCATATAAATAATGTCGTATTTCAATCGTTTAATCATTTGATCTATATTTTCTGCATATCCGACTTTTATTTGGCCCAATGAAGTTATTCCCGGTTTTACTTTATGCAAATGTC is part of the Hyphobacterium sp. CCMP332 genome and encodes:
- a CDS encoding riboflavin synthase, coding for MFTGIIENLGEIKTIRKEGTNIHFGIDAPFKNELKVDQSVAHDGVCLTVTEVDESLYNVTAIEETLDRTALKIWEKGRIINLERCMPANGRFDGHIVQGHVDQIGIVEKIENHEGSWKYLISYDDKSGNITVEKGSICVNGVSLTVVDSEKGLFSVAIIPFTFEHTNFKHFEKGTPVNLEFDILGKYIQKVMAQHA
- a CDS encoding DUF4159 domain-containing protein — its product is MKSTFFKSVFVLVLMILFGFQVKGQASFKIAKLQYDGGGDWYANKTSIPNLIAFCNKNLKTNIYKEEDIVHVNSPDIFSYPFIHMTGHGNVVFSYSDAQNLRKYLEAGGFLHIDDNYGLDKFIREELKKVFPETELIEVPFTHPIYHQTYDFDQGLPKVHEHDNEAPRGYGIIHKGRLVVFYTYECDLGNGWEDQEIYNDPESVRQLALKMGANIIEYAISENIN